From the Polynucleobacter sp. MWH-UH35A genome, one window contains:
- a CDS encoding GatB/YqeY domain-containing protein, translating into MSLKDQITEDMKNAMRAKETERLGTIRLLLAAIKQREVDERIVVDDAGVIATVEKMIKQRKDSISQFEKAGRDDLVAVEASEMVILQTYLPAQLSDAEVEAAVAAAVASTGAAGPQDMGKVIGVLKGQLAGKADMGKVSGLVKAALAK; encoded by the coding sequence ATGAGTCTAAAAGATCAAATTACCGAAGATATGAAAAACGCTATGCGCGCAAAAGAAACTGAGCGCTTAGGAACTATCCGTCTTTTGTTGGCAGCTATCAAGCAACGCGAAGTGGATGAGCGCATCGTCGTGGATGACGCTGGTGTCATTGCTACGGTTGAGAAGATGATTAAGCAGCGCAAAGATTCCATCTCTCAGTTTGAAAAAGCTGGGCGCGATGACTTGGTGGCTGTAGAAGCTTCTGAGATGGTGATTTTGCAAACTTATTTACCTGCGCAGTTATCCGATGCTGAAGTAGAGGCTGCAGTGGCTGCCGCCGTTGCTTCTACTGGTGCAGCTGGCCCACAGGATATGGGCAAAGTGATTGGCGTACTCAAAGGTCAATTGGCTGGCAAAGCGGATATGGGCAAAGTCTCTGGTTTGGTAAAAGCCGCACTCGCCAAATAA
- the rpsU gene encoding 30S ribosomal protein S21 has product MTTVRLRENEPFEVALRRFKRTIEKNGLLTDLRAREFYEKPTAERKRKKAAAAKRHYKRIRSQMLPKKLY; this is encoded by the coding sequence ATGACTACAGTCCGCCTTCGCGAAAACGAACCATTTGAAGTGGCATTGCGCCGTTTCAAGCGCACCATTGAAAAGAATGGCCTTTTGACAGACTTGCGTGCACGCGAGTTCTACGAGAAGCCAACGGCTGAGCGTAAGCGTAAAAAGGCTGCAGCTGCTAAGCGCCATTACAAGCGTATTCGCAGCCAAATGTTGCCTAAGAAGCTTTACTAA
- the tsaD gene encoding tRNA (adenosine(37)-N6)-threonylcarbamoyltransferase complex transferase subunit TsaD codes for MIVLGIETSCDETGVALYNTAPWEEGTPASQGILGQGLHSQIAMHRDYGGVVPELASRDHIRRVLPLLDQSLAQSGLQLADIDAVAFTQGPGLAGALLVGSAFAKSLAQGLNLPSIGVHHLEGHLLSPLLGQTAPQFPFIALLVSGGHTQLMKVSGIGQYELLGESLDDAAGEAFDKTAKLLGLDYPGGAAISKLAEQGRPGIFDLPKPMLHSGDLDFSFSGLKTAVLNQMKKFEEKKIADAVQIAQCHADLARGFVDAIVTVLVSKSEKALKQSGCKHLVLAGGVGANLQLRAALNEKANRNGFAVHYPPLELCTDNGVMIAFAGALRLLEKNNGSTHSGAFDVKPRWDLQSNNLK; via the coding sequence ATGATTGTTTTAGGAATAGAAACTTCTTGTGACGAGACCGGGGTGGCTTTATACAACACCGCGCCTTGGGAAGAAGGTACACCAGCCTCCCAGGGCATACTGGGCCAGGGCTTACACTCCCAAATCGCCATGCACAGGGACTATGGGGGCGTTGTCCCAGAATTAGCCTCTCGCGACCACATTCGACGTGTTTTACCCCTTTTGGATCAATCTTTGGCCCAATCTGGCCTCCAATTGGCCGATATTGATGCGGTTGCCTTCACCCAAGGCCCTGGACTGGCTGGCGCCCTCCTTGTGGGCAGCGCTTTTGCCAAATCCTTGGCCCAAGGCCTGAACTTGCCTTCGATTGGGGTGCACCACCTTGAGGGACACCTTCTTTCCCCGCTTTTGGGCCAAACCGCCCCCCAATTCCCATTTATTGCCCTTCTGGTATCCGGAGGACATACCCAACTCATGAAGGTTTCCGGAATTGGGCAATACGAACTACTGGGCGAATCGCTGGATGACGCAGCAGGAGAGGCGTTTGATAAGACGGCCAAATTGCTCGGATTGGACTATCCGGGCGGCGCTGCGATTTCTAAATTAGCAGAACAGGGGCGTCCAGGGATTTTTGATTTACCAAAACCCATGCTGCACTCAGGAGATTTGGATTTCTCTTTCTCAGGATTAAAAACGGCCGTTCTCAATCAAATGAAAAAATTTGAAGAGAAAAAAATTGCCGATGCTGTACAGATAGCGCAATGTCATGCGGATCTTGCCAGAGGTTTTGTTGATGCCATCGTGACCGTGCTTGTCAGTAAATCTGAAAAAGCCCTAAAGCAAAGCGGCTGCAAACATTTGGTGCTTGCCGGCGGTGTCGGTGCCAACCTGCAATTACGTGCCGCACTCAATGAAAAAGCCAACCGCAATGGTTTTGCAGTGCATTACCCGCCACTTGAGCTATGCACAGACAATGGCGTAATGATTGCTTTTGCTGGAGCGCTTCGCTTGCTCGAAAAAAATAATGGCTCCACACATTCTGGAGCCTTTGATGTCAAACCCCGCTGGGATTTACAAAGCAATAATCTAAAATAA
- the folE2 gene encoding GTP cyclohydrolase FolE2, giving the protein MNDMNPAFLKPSAMPDVQSTRDERALPIEQVGIRGVRHPLTIRSKTGNFPSVGTFEMDVALPAHVKGTHMSRFMALLQKQDEAVDSATVVALVREMLPLLDANEGHVQFTYTHFVKKAAPVSGVESLMDYEVTWMASAKQNAAGGSDVELGLRAQVPVMSLCPCSKEISEFGAHNQRSHVTMTVTLDSRTQMTVEDLVAAAESEASSELWGLLKRPDEKWVTEHSYSNPKFVEDLVRDVAGNLKADQRIQSFVVEAENFESIHNHSAFARISHKK; this is encoded by the coding sequence ATGAATGATATGAATCCCGCTTTTCTCAAGCCAAGCGCTATGCCTGATGTGCAATCCACACGGGATGAACGCGCTTTGCCAATTGAGCAGGTAGGTATTCGTGGTGTGCGTCATCCGTTGACGATTCGTAGCAAGACTGGCAACTTTCCATCTGTAGGCACATTTGAAATGGATGTGGCTTTGCCTGCGCATGTGAAGGGTACGCATATGTCCCGCTTCATGGCGCTTTTGCAGAAGCAGGATGAGGCTGTCGATAGCGCTACCGTTGTAGCACTAGTGCGGGAGATGTTGCCTTTGCTGGATGCCAACGAAGGCCATGTGCAATTTACTTATACGCACTTTGTTAAAAAAGCGGCGCCGGTTTCTGGTGTGGAAAGCTTGATGGATTACGAAGTGACTTGGATGGCTAGTGCTAAGCAAAATGCAGCCGGCGGTTCCGATGTTGAATTGGGTTTGCGCGCACAAGTTCCAGTAATGAGTTTGTGCCCATGCTCAAAAGAGATTTCTGAGTTTGGCGCTCACAACCAACGCTCACATGTCACGATGACTGTGACCTTGGATTCCAGAACGCAGATGACTGTGGAAGATTTGGTAGCCGCCGCTGAAAGCGAAGCCTCTAGCGAATTGTGGGGATTGCTTAAGCGCCCTGATGAAAAGTGGGTAACCGAGCATTCATACAGCAACCCTAAGTTTGTGGAAGATTTAGTGCGGGATGTTGCCGGTAACCTCAAGGCAGATCAGCGTATCCAGTCTTTTGTGGTTGAGGCAGAGAATTTCGAGTCTATTCATAATCACAGCGCCTTCGCTAGGATTAGCCACAAGAAGTAG
- the dxs gene encoding 1-deoxy-D-xylulose-5-phosphate synthase, whose product MTLHSINSPDDLKKLTREELPALADELRQFVLDSVSKTGGHLSSNLGTVELSIALHYVFDTPEDRIVWDVGHQSYPHKILTGRRERMNTLRQYKGLSGFPHRSESEFDAFGTGHSSTSISAAMGMARAFQTKGERHVAVAVIGDSAMTGGQAFEAMNNAGVYDDLPLVVILNDNDMSISPAVGALNRHLARLLSGNIYSATKKGIDSVLSIAPPLREFAKRLEDHAKGMVSPSTIFQEFGFNYFGPIDGHDLDALIPMLQNVRRLALEGRGPQFLHVVTKKGQGYELAEADPVLYHGPSKFNPEEGVKKSLASKKTFTQVFGEWLCDMAHADPLLIGITPAMREGSGLVEFEKNFPKRYYDVGIAEQHAVTFAAGMACEGMKPVVAIYSTFLQRAYDQLIHDVALQDLPVLFALDRAGLVGADGATHAGAYDIPFLRCIPNMLVMTPADEAECRDLLTTAFHQPHPSAVRYPRGAGVGTTPSKELRTLPMGKGEIRCKSTAPAGQRVAILAFGTLLYPALEVAEGINATVANMRFVKPLDVDLIQSLAADHDYFVTIEDGSIAGGAGSACLEALSNLGINKPLLQLGLPDQFIEHGDYNLLMTKCGLDVEGIANSIKQRFPTILTTNSVLVGK is encoded by the coding sequence ATGACTTTACATTCCATTAACTCTCCTGACGATCTTAAAAAACTTACACGTGAAGAGCTTCCCGCTTTAGCAGATGAGTTACGTCAGTTTGTTTTGGATTCGGTTTCGAAAACAGGCGGACACTTGTCGTCAAATTTGGGAACGGTGGAGTTATCGATTGCTTTGCATTATGTTTTTGATACGCCCGAAGATCGTATCGTTTGGGATGTTGGACATCAAAGCTATCCACACAAGATTCTGACTGGCCGTCGAGAGCGCATGAATACTCTGCGCCAGTACAAAGGCCTGTCTGGTTTCCCGCATCGCTCTGAAAGCGAGTTTGATGCGTTTGGTACTGGTCACTCATCAACGAGTATTTCTGCGGCAATGGGTATGGCTCGTGCATTCCAAACTAAAGGCGAACGACACGTCGCTGTGGCTGTGATTGGTGATAGCGCCATGACTGGTGGACAAGCCTTTGAGGCGATGAACAATGCGGGCGTATATGACGACTTGCCGCTGGTAGTGATTTTGAATGACAACGACATGTCGATCTCTCCTGCGGTGGGGGCGCTTAACCGTCATCTAGCAAGATTGCTGAGCGGCAATATTTACTCAGCGACCAAAAAGGGGATTGATAGCGTTTTGTCCATTGCACCGCCACTACGGGAATTTGCTAAACGCCTTGAAGATCATGCAAAAGGTATGGTTTCGCCATCAACAATCTTCCAAGAGTTTGGCTTCAATTACTTTGGTCCGATTGATGGCCACGATTTAGATGCCTTGATTCCAATGTTGCAGAACGTGCGTCGCTTAGCCCTAGAAGGTCGGGGCCCACAGTTCTTGCATGTAGTGACTAAAAAAGGTCAGGGTTACGAATTGGCTGAAGCAGATCCTGTGCTGTATCACGGCCCTAGTAAATTTAATCCTGAAGAGGGTGTCAAGAAGTCACTTGCTAGTAAGAAAACGTTTACACAAGTATTTGGCGAGTGGCTATGCGACATGGCGCATGCCGATCCTTTGTTGATTGGCATCACACCTGCTATGCGCGAAGGCTCTGGCTTGGTTGAGTTTGAGAAAAATTTCCCTAAGCGTTACTACGACGTAGGTATTGCTGAGCAACATGCAGTTACTTTTGCAGCTGGTATGGCTTGCGAGGGAATGAAGCCAGTGGTCGCTATTTACTCGACTTTCTTGCAACGCGCCTATGATCAACTCATTCATGATGTTGCATTACAGGATTTGCCGGTGCTTTTCGCATTAGATCGAGCAGGCTTGGTTGGCGCTGATGGTGCAACCCATGCTGGCGCATATGACATTCCATTCTTGCGCTGTATTCCAAATATGTTGGTGATGACACCTGCAGATGAAGCAGAGTGCCGCGACTTGTTAACAACAGCTTTCCATCAGCCTCATCCAAGTGCGGTGCGCTATCCGCGTGGTGCGGGTGTTGGCACAACTCCTTCTAAAGAGCTGCGCACATTACCTATGGGCAAAGGCGAGATCCGTTGTAAATCCACAGCGCCTGCTGGTCAACGCGTTGCGATTTTGGCATTTGGCACTTTGCTCTATCCAGCTCTTGAAGTAGCGGAGGGTATTAATGCCACTGTAGCCAATATGCGTTTTGTTAAACCGCTGGATGTGGATTTAATTCAATCTTTAGCGGCGGATCATGATTATTTTGTAACGATTGAAGATGGTTCGATTGCTGGTGGCGCTGGCAGCGCATGTTTAGAGGCTTTATCGAATCTTGGCATTAATAAGCCCTTGTTGCAGTTAGGTCTTCCCGATCAATTTATTGAACACGGCGATTACAACTTGCTGATGACCAAGTGTGGCTTGGATGTAGAAGGTATTGCGAACTCGATCAAACAACGTTTTCCAACAATATTGACCACAAATTCAGTGCTTGTAGGCAAATAA
- a CDS encoding polyprenyl synthetase family protein encodes MSNALQFQGWLHSHSERTELALDRLLDAAQNTPRRLHEAMRYAAQGGGKRIRPLLVYAAGQLGDGKECNEALDAAAVAIECIHAYSLVHDDLPCMDDDDLRRGRPTVHKAYDEATALLVGDALQTRAFEILANTNADADVRLKMISALAAASGSRGMAGGQAIDLESVGKKLDLSGLKQMHAMKTGALLSCAVELGGIAAQLNPIEMAHLESYSKSLGLAFQIVDDVLDATADSQTLGKTAGKDAAANKPTYVTLMGLDYAQKQAKELQEVAIASLESFGASAQALKDLALLVVDRSN; translated from the coding sequence TTCATTCACACTCTGAGCGAACTGAACTAGCGTTGGATCGTTTGCTTGATGCTGCACAAAACACTCCACGCCGTTTGCATGAGGCCATGCGTTATGCAGCGCAGGGTGGTGGCAAGCGTATCCGTCCGCTGCTGGTGTATGCCGCTGGGCAGCTTGGTGATGGCAAAGAATGTAATGAGGCATTAGATGCAGCCGCTGTAGCAATTGAGTGTATTCATGCTTACTCTTTGGTGCACGATGACTTGCCGTGCATGGATGATGATGATTTACGTCGCGGTCGCCCTACGGTACATAAAGCATATGACGAGGCAACCGCATTGCTTGTGGGCGATGCATTGCAAACGCGTGCCTTTGAAATCCTGGCCAACACAAACGCTGATGCGGATGTGCGCTTGAAGATGATTTCTGCATTAGCGGCGGCCTCAGGTTCGCGAGGTATGGCTGGTGGTCAGGCGATTGATTTGGAGAGCGTAGGCAAGAAATTGGATCTTTCAGGTCTTAAGCAAATGCATGCCATGAAAACCGGCGCGCTGTTGTCATGCGCGGTTGAGTTAGGGGGCATTGCCGCACAACTTAACCCAATAGAAATGGCGCATCTAGAGAGTTATTCAAAATCCCTGGGCCTAGCATTTCAGATTGTGGATGACGTACTGGATGCCACTGCCGATAGTCAAACCTTGGGTAAAACAGCCGGCAAGGATGCTGCAGCGAATAAGCCGACTTATGTGACCTTGATGGGTTTAGACTATGCACAGAAGCAGGCTAAAGAGCTACAAGAGGTAGCGATCGCCAGCTTAGAAAGTTTTGGCGCATCAGCGCAAGCATTGAAAGATTTGGCTCTTTTGGTTGTAGACCGTAGCAACTAA